The Bradysia coprophila strain Holo2 unplaced genomic scaffold, BU_Bcop_v1 contig_732, whole genome shotgun sequence genome has a window encoding:
- the LOC119084494 gene encoding surfeit locus protein 6 homolog: MPQATHKFDANKMRKLMEQETEYISNLFTIFDVPDSVEDDTIDEQFLLNNIKSLKKSKTPTAPAKANAKQNSTDIEEKLEIMRNKWKSKKSKPSERTIKKREQKKLKKTKEFKKKIVSIAKSAKNEKIKEEKSNEDNKEDVKAAVVYNEEGKMVFPKFEFAAQKSKAKKSKKDKVVKNPKLLLKTIKKQRKEIEELKERGDVDEANKITNDLAWKKAFDKVEGKKVKDDTALLQKTIKRRKVEKKKSKTDWKQRQQKVTKNIEERQKKRQENLNKKKDEKKKHKLKKMAKRGRVIPGYG; this comes from the exons ATGCCGCAAGCCACACATAAATTCGATGCGAAcaaaatgcgaaaattgatgGAACAAGAAACTGAATACATTTCCAATTTGTTCACAATTTTCGATGTTCCCGATTCGGTTGAAG ACGACACTATCGACGAACAGTTTTTACTAAACAACATCAAATCGttgaaaaagtcaaaaacgccAACGGCTCCAGCTAAAGCAAATGCAAAGCAAAATTCAACTGACATTGAAGAGAAACTGGAAATTATGCGCAACAAATGGAAAAGCAAGAAATCCAAACCATCGGAGAGGACGATTAAAAAGcgtgaacaaaagaaattgaaaaagacaAAGGAGTTCAAGAAGAAGATCGTGTCCATTGCCAAATCGGCAAAGAATGAGAAAATCAAAGAGGAGAAATCGAACGAAGATAACAAAGAGGATGTGAAAGCAGCTGTGGTGTACAATGAGGAGGGAAAAATGGTTTTCCCGAAATTCGAATTCGCTGCTCAGAAGAGCAAAGCGAAGAAAAGCAAGAAGGACAAGGTGGTGAAGAATCCGAAGCTTCTTttgaaaacaatcaaaaagCAACGGAAAGAGATCGAAGAACTGAAGGAGCGAGGCGATGTGGACGAGGCCAATAAAATCACGAATGATCTGGCATGGAAAAAGGCATTCGATAAAGTCGAAGGAAAGAAG GTTAAAGACGATACAGCCTTGTTGCAGAAGACAATAAAACGTCGCAAAGTGGAaaagaagaaatcgaaaacaGACTGGAAACAGCGACAACAGAAAGTAACTAAAAACATTGAAGAACGACAGAAGAAGCGACAAGAGAACCTTAACAAAAAGAAAGATGAGAAGAAGAAAcacaaattgaagaaaatggcCAAGAGAGGACGGGTCATTCCCGGTTACGGTTAA
- the LOC119084492 gene encoding arfaptin-2 — protein MAQAHTSIHEMLKDTPTMNESNTAIHSGTEPRLKHPNSLPLNNISAPATPTNPLASPLGDSSFIKSGAAKIDTLKNWSISTYKCTRQIMLEKLGKSSRTIDSELEAQIEQLRDTQRKYLQILRLTRALSSHFHHVVQTNRMLSEAFSDLAQKSPELQEEFMYNSDTQRSLTKNGELLLNALNFFTSSINTLCNKTIEDTLITIRQYETARIEYDAYRMDLENSKPEPASPTISADSQKSFDKHKENYEKLRADITVKMQFLDENRIKVMHKQLVLLHNAVAAYFSGNAVALEGTLKQFNIKTPNSASGSWLEQ, from the exons ATGGCACAGGCCCATACCAGCATACACGAAATGTTAAAGGACACACCGACAATGAACGAGAGTAACACTGCCATTCATTCCGGCACAGAGCCAAGGTTAAAACATCCAAATTCTCTGCCACTAAATAATATTTCCG CTCCGGCAACACCAACCAATCCACTAGCATCCCCATTGGGCGATTCATCGTTTATAAAAAGTGGTGCGGCCAAGATTGACACATTGAAAAACTGGAGCATATCAACATACAAATGTACGCGACAAATTATGCTCGAGAAATTGGGTAAATCGAGCAGAACGATTGACTCGGAACTGGAAGCTCAAATCGAACAATTACGTGATACTCAACGGAAATACTTGCAAATATTGCGCTTGACCCGAGCGCTTAGTTCACACTTTCATCATGTGGTCCAAACAAATCGCATGTTGTCGGAAGCATTCTCCGATCTAGCGCAAAAGAGTCCCGAACTGCAGGAAGAATTCATGTACAATTCCGATACGCAAAGAAGTCTGACCAAAAATGGTGAACTGCTGTTGAACGCGCTGAATTTCTTCACATCGTCGATCAACACACTGTGCAATAAGACCATCGAAGACACCCTGATCACTATTCGACAGTACGAAACGGCGCGAATAGAGTACGATGCATACCGCATGGATTTAGAAAATTCGAAACCGGAACCGGCCAGTCCGACCATCAGCGCTGACTCGCAGAAAAGTTTTGATAAGCACAAGGAGAACTATGAGAAACTCCGGGCGGACATAACGGTGAAGATGCAGTTTCTGGATGAGAATCGg atTAAGGTGATGCACAAGCAATTGGTTCTATTGCACAATGCGGTGGCTGCATATTTTAGTG GTAATGCCGTTGCACTTGAGGGAACattgaaacaatttaacaTAAAG acTCCCAATTCGGCCAGTGGATCGTGGCTGGAACAATAG
- the LOC119084493 gene encoding serine/threonine-protein phosphatase 6 catalytic subunit, with product MAELDEWIEIAKKCKYLPENDLKKLCDIVCDLLIEESNIQPVSTPVTVCGDIHGQFYDLEELFRTGGQIPDTNYIFMGDFVDRGYYSLETLTRLMTLKARYPDRITLLRGNHESRQITKVYGFYDECLSKYGNVNAWKYCCKVFDLLTIAALIDEDVLCVHGGLSPDIKTLDQIRTLDRNQEIPHKGSFCDLVWSDPEDSCDRWVQSPRGAGWLFGSLVTKDFLQINNLQLICRAHQLVHEGIKYMFDETLVTVWSAPNYCYRCGNVASILKFSTSTDREVTIFNAVPNTEREIPPEQTTPYFL from the exons ATGGCTGAACTCGATGAATGGATagaaattgcgaaaaagtgTAAATATTTGCctgaaaatgatttgaaaaaaCTATGTGATATTGTGTGCGATCTCTTGATTGAAGAATCAAACATACAGCCAGTTAGTACACCAGTTACGGTTTGTGGAGATATACACGGACag ttCTATGATTTGGAGGAACTGTTTCGGACTGGTGGTCAGATACCAGacacaaattatatttttatgggCGACTTTGTGGACCGAGGATACTATAGTTTGGAAACGTTAACACGCCTCATGACATTGAAAGCTCGCTATCCGGACAGGATAACTTTACTGCGTGGTAACCATGAATCGAGGCAAATAACAAAAGTTTATGGATTTTACGATGAATGTCTTAGCAAATATGGTAACGTCAATGCGTGGAAATATTGTTGTAAAGTATTCGATTTGCTCACAATAGCAGCT TTAATTGATGAAGACGTTTTATGTGTGCATGGTGGACTTAGTCCTGACATTAAGACGCTTGATCAAATTCGTACGCTTGATAGGAATCAGGAAATTCCACACAAAGGTAGCTTCTGTGATTTAGTATGGTCGGACCCAGAAGATTCGTGCGACAGGTG GGTTCAATCACCCCGCGGTGCTGGTTGGCTATTCGGCAGTCTAGTCACAAAGGATTTTCTGCAAATCAACAATTTACAGTTAATCTGTCGTGCGCACCAGCTGGTACATGAAGGTATTAAGTATATGTTTGACGAAACATTGGTTACCGTCTGGTCGGCGCCGAACTACTGCTATCGGTGCGGAAATGTGGCATCGATTTTGAAATTCAGCACATCAACCGATCGCGAGGTGACCATTTTCAATGCTGTACCAAATACTGAACGAGAAATTCCGCCCGAACAAACGACACCGTATTTCTTGTAG
- the LOC119084490 gene encoding ataxin-2 homolog isoform X1 codes for MNTKRKIRTGQTRPQRGRSAATEGIYSNADFLHAATSNVGNTVQVHTKSGEVFEGVFRTFSPQFQVVLEMAHKLDNLSDDPSISVATVADVLIFKPADIVSVAAKGVDWEYATRDTFQTDTAISRCNGSSRSEEKELEPWDASSGSALNGELDCSLDCTLSDNNSNGWDANDMFNKNELMYGVQSTFDPSLRGYTTQLQHRDDKDFKDNEKRAEIIAAEIESQANYKERSELENGDEESRYAAVERPTSSNNSSHGTKEEYTVSNSEKYVAPGRRGKNHQTGKLVRNTPPPPLNNNHPAPLQSPQPVPQPKNNNYPTMPMQMQSPHGGPPPQYVQQQAPLSHIHNDYSQPPPNMSVVTPKLNGSDNNNSTSNNAVLNKGPMAPRIRNFIPTATTPVAFTEPPPQLGPKILSHMNMKPPIHAQHGQVVPHLPTVIQVQDTSQQSHVVPAHHVVLQQQAMVPPQTSLQQQAPQPQRPQRMPRDEQIQDLRRFNKQFILAPQHQQPHQTPHQIQQPQPTMSPPQQSPIDASPSPHTLVNPQHSVKHPQQHNNMQQQQQQQQQQQQQQQQQQQQQQQQQQHPQQESQQQQQQQQQQPNYTSNVPQHTQSHNQQPPMAVPSPGPVQIQSTSPPQTQQQQRQPTPPQQTLLNSDSNSEKPSATKSTLNVNAKPFTPRNPSTPNPSRPHTPQTPQQSMPQGTYPQPQQQHIAQQMMVPATYIMQQSAAFQAPQHPHATQQTRFRKSNNYVQVSQMQVAAAAGQPLLAPAPIQQFVPFPAQHPQHFQSQGYPQMVYKQIRMFNETTQQPPIQYLTPSTPSTTPSPGQPHQQHQQYHIPQPSPAGGGPQYQATSQAPQFQMMCPLITAPLQQYYQGGGQPQHHPPQFQVLMSQQHPAQ; via the exons ATGAACACTAAACGCAAAATTCGTACGGGTCAGACCAG ACCACAGCGTGGACGATCCGCTGCAACCGAAGGTATCTATAGTAATGCAGATTTTCTGCACGCAGCTACATCGAACGTAGGCAATACTGTTCAAGTGCACACAAAATCGGGCGAAGTATTTGAAGGAGTTTTCCGAACATTTTCGCCTCAATTTCAG GTGGTACTTGAAATGGCACATAAGTTGGATAATTTGAGCGACGATCCGTCAATATCGGTTGCAACCGTTGCGGATGTACTGATCTTTAAGCCAGCCGATATCGTCAGCGTTGCAGCTAAAGGTGTAGATTGGGAATACGCGACTAGAGATACGTTTCAAACCGATACAGCTATATCGAGATGTAACG GGTCATCACGTTCGGAAGAGAAAGAGTTGGAACCGTGGGATGCATCGTCCGGTAGTGCGTTAAATGGTGAACTAGATTGTTCGCTCGATTGTACCTTATCCGATAACAATTCGAATGGATGGGATGCAAATGAtatgtttaataaaaatgaacttaTGTACGGTGTACAATCAACTTTCGATCCATCGCTTAGGGGTTATACCACTCAACTACAACATCGCGATGACAAAGACTTCAA AGATAATGAGAAACGAGCTGAAATCATTGCGGCAGAAATCGAAAGCCAAGCTAATTACAAGGAGAGAAGCGAACTGGAAAATGGCGATGAAGAATCGCGATATGCGGCCGTAGAACGGCCGACCAGCTCGAATAACAGTTCGCATGGAACTAAAG AGGAATACACAGTATCAAATAGTGAGAAGTACGTTGCACCGGGACGTCGTGGTAAAAACCACCAGACTGGAAAGCTGGTGCGTAACACACCACCACCACCGCTAAACAACAATCATCCAGCTCCGTTACAGAGTCCACAACCGGTACCGCagccgaaaaataataattatccaACGATGCCTATGCAAATGCAATCACCGCACGGAGGTCCGCCACCTCAATACGTGCAACAACAAGCTCCGTTAAGTCATATTCACAA TGATTATAGCCAACCACCTCCGAACATGTCCGTCGTCACACCGAAATTGAATGGTAGCGATAACAATAATTCGACCAGCAATAATGCGGTTCTGAATAAGGGTCCGATGGCTCCACGAATACGGAATTTTATACCTACAGCTACAACGCCAGTTGCCTTTACGGAACCCCCGCCACAGTTAGGGCCAAAA ATTTTATCACACATGAATATGAAGCCACCGATTCATGCCCAACACGGTCAAGTTGTACCCCATTTACCGACGGTAATTCAAGTTCAAGATACTTCCCAACAATCGCATGTTGTTCCAGCCCATCATGTTGTTTTACAGCAACAGGCTATGGTTCCGCCACAGACATCATTACAGCAACAAGCACCCCAGCCACAGAGGCCGCAGCGAATGCCTCGTGACGAACAGATTCAAGATCTTAG GAGATTTAATAAACAATTCATACTGGCGCCACAGCATCAACAGCCCCATCAAACACCGCATCAAATTCAACAGCCTCAACCTACTATGTCGCCGCCGCAACAATCACCGATCGATGCATCACCGTCACC ACATACACTAGTAAATCCCCAGCATTCAGTTAAACACCCGCAACAACATAATAAtatgcaacaacaacaacaacaacaacaacaacaacaacagcagcaacagcagcagcagcaacaacaacaacaacaa CAACAGCATCCACAGCAGGAGTctcaacaacagcagcagcagcaacaacaacaaccgaaCTACACGTCAAACGTTCCGCAGCATACTCAATCTCATAATCAACAGCCACCAATGGCTGTTCCATCGCCGGGGCCAGTTCAGATACAATCGACTTCTCCACCGCAAACACAACAACAGCAACGGCAGCCTACACCACCGCAACAAACATTATTGAATTCTGATTCGAATAGTGAAAAACCCAGTGCTACAAAGAGCACGTTAAATGTCAATGCCAAGCCATTCACTCCACGAAATCCGAGCACTCCCAATCCATCACGGCCACACACCCCACAAACGCCGCAACAGAGTATGCCTCAAGGAACGTATCCACAGCCGCAACAACAACACATTGCCCAGCAGATGATGGTACCGGCTACGTACATCATGCAACAATCAGCCGCATTTCAAGCGCCTCAGCATCCGCATGCTACCCAGCAAACCCGTTTCAGGAAGAGTAATAACTACG TTCAAGTTTCACAAATGCAAGTTGCCGCAGCTGCTGGTCAACCGTTATTAGCTCCAGCGCCTATTCAACAATTCGTTCCATTTCCAGCACAACATCCACAACATTTCCAATCACAAGGATATCCGCAAATG GTGTACAAGCAAATTCGCATGTTCAACGAAACGACACAGCAGCCACCCATTCAATATCTGACGCCATCAACACCATCGACAACTCCATCGCCCGGTCAACCGCATCAGCAACACCAACAGTATCATATACCGCAACCGTCCCCTGCTGGCGGGGGACCCCAATATCAGGCTACATCGCAAGCACCGCAATTTCAAATGATGTGTCCACTGATTACTGCACCGCTACAACAATACTATCAAGGTGGTGGCCAGCCGCAACATCATCCGCCACAATTCCAAGTATTAATGTCTCAACAGCATCCGGCTCAATAA
- the LOC119084490 gene encoding ataxin-2 homolog isoform X2, translating into MNTKRKIRTGQTRPQRGRSAATEGIYSNADFLHAATSNVGNTVQVHTKSGEVFEGVFRTFSPQFQVVLEMAHKLDNLSDDPSISVATVADVLIFKPADIVSVAAKGVDWEYATRDTFQTDTAISRCNGSSRSEEKELEPWDASSGSALNGELDCSLDCTLSDNNSNGWDANDMFNKNELMYGVQSTFDPSLRGYTTQLQHRDDKDFKDNEKRAEIIAAEIESQANYKERSELENGDEESRYAAVERPTSSNNSSHGTKEEYTVSNSEKYVAPGRRGKNHQTGKLVRNTPPPPLNNNHPAPLQSPQPVPQPKNNNYPTMPMQMQSPHGGPPPQYVQQQAPLSHIHNDYSQPPPNMSVVTPKLNGSDNNNSTSNNAVLNKGPMAPRIRNFIPTATTPVAFTEPPPQLGPKILSHMNMKPPIHAQHGQVVPHLPTQQAMVPPQTSLQQQAPQPQRPQRMPRDEQIQDLRRFNKQFILAPQHQQPHQTPHQIQQPQPTMSPPQQSPIDASPSPHTLVNPQHSVKHPQQHNNMQQQQQQQQQQQQQQQQQQQQQQQQQQHPQQESQQQQQQQQQQPNYTSNVPQHTQSHNQQPPMAVPSPGPVQIQSTSPPQTQQQQRQPTPPQQTLLNSDSNSEKPSATKSTLNVNAKPFTPRNPSTPNPSRPHTPQTPQQSMPQGTYPQPQQQHIAQQMMVPATYIMQQSAAFQAPQHPHATQQTRFRKSNNYVQVSQMQVAAAAGQPLLAPAPIQQFVPFPAQHPQHFQSQGYPQMVYKQIRMFNETTQQPPIQYLTPSTPSTTPSPGQPHQQHQQYHIPQPSPAGGGPQYQATSQAPQFQMMCPLITAPLQQYYQGGGQPQHHPPQFQVLMSQQHPAQ; encoded by the exons ATGAACACTAAACGCAAAATTCGTACGGGTCAGACCAG ACCACAGCGTGGACGATCCGCTGCAACCGAAGGTATCTATAGTAATGCAGATTTTCTGCACGCAGCTACATCGAACGTAGGCAATACTGTTCAAGTGCACACAAAATCGGGCGAAGTATTTGAAGGAGTTTTCCGAACATTTTCGCCTCAATTTCAG GTGGTACTTGAAATGGCACATAAGTTGGATAATTTGAGCGACGATCCGTCAATATCGGTTGCAACCGTTGCGGATGTACTGATCTTTAAGCCAGCCGATATCGTCAGCGTTGCAGCTAAAGGTGTAGATTGGGAATACGCGACTAGAGATACGTTTCAAACCGATACAGCTATATCGAGATGTAACG GGTCATCACGTTCGGAAGAGAAAGAGTTGGAACCGTGGGATGCATCGTCCGGTAGTGCGTTAAATGGTGAACTAGATTGTTCGCTCGATTGTACCTTATCCGATAACAATTCGAATGGATGGGATGCAAATGAtatgtttaataaaaatgaacttaTGTACGGTGTACAATCAACTTTCGATCCATCGCTTAGGGGTTATACCACTCAACTACAACATCGCGATGACAAAGACTTCAA AGATAATGAGAAACGAGCTGAAATCATTGCGGCAGAAATCGAAAGCCAAGCTAATTACAAGGAGAGAAGCGAACTGGAAAATGGCGATGAAGAATCGCGATATGCGGCCGTAGAACGGCCGACCAGCTCGAATAACAGTTCGCATGGAACTAAAG AGGAATACACAGTATCAAATAGTGAGAAGTACGTTGCACCGGGACGTCGTGGTAAAAACCACCAGACTGGAAAGCTGGTGCGTAACACACCACCACCACCGCTAAACAACAATCATCCAGCTCCGTTACAGAGTCCACAACCGGTACCGCagccgaaaaataataattatccaACGATGCCTATGCAAATGCAATCACCGCACGGAGGTCCGCCACCTCAATACGTGCAACAACAAGCTCCGTTAAGTCATATTCACAA TGATTATAGCCAACCACCTCCGAACATGTCCGTCGTCACACCGAAATTGAATGGTAGCGATAACAATAATTCGACCAGCAATAATGCGGTTCTGAATAAGGGTCCGATGGCTCCACGAATACGGAATTTTATACCTACAGCTACAACGCCAGTTGCCTTTACGGAACCCCCGCCACAGTTAGGGCCAAAA ATTTTATCACACATGAATATGAAGCCACCGATTCATGCCCAACACGGTCAAGTTGTACCCCATTTACCGACG CAACAGGCTATGGTTCCGCCACAGACATCATTACAGCAACAAGCACCCCAGCCACAGAGGCCGCAGCGAATGCCTCGTGACGAACAGATTCAAGATCTTAG GAGATTTAATAAACAATTCATACTGGCGCCACAGCATCAACAGCCCCATCAAACACCGCATCAAATTCAACAGCCTCAACCTACTATGTCGCCGCCGCAACAATCACCGATCGATGCATCACCGTCACC ACATACACTAGTAAATCCCCAGCATTCAGTTAAACACCCGCAACAACATAATAAtatgcaacaacaacaacaacaacaacaacaacaacaacagcagcaacagcagcagcagcaacaacaacaacaacaa CAACAGCATCCACAGCAGGAGTctcaacaacagcagcagcagcaacaacaacaaccgaaCTACACGTCAAACGTTCCGCAGCATACTCAATCTCATAATCAACAGCCACCAATGGCTGTTCCATCGCCGGGGCCAGTTCAGATACAATCGACTTCTCCACCGCAAACACAACAACAGCAACGGCAGCCTACACCACCGCAACAAACATTATTGAATTCTGATTCGAATAGTGAAAAACCCAGTGCTACAAAGAGCACGTTAAATGTCAATGCCAAGCCATTCACTCCACGAAATCCGAGCACTCCCAATCCATCACGGCCACACACCCCACAAACGCCGCAACAGAGTATGCCTCAAGGAACGTATCCACAGCCGCAACAACAACACATTGCCCAGCAGATGATGGTACCGGCTACGTACATCATGCAACAATCAGCCGCATTTCAAGCGCCTCAGCATCCGCATGCTACCCAGCAAACCCGTTTCAGGAAGAGTAATAACTACG TTCAAGTTTCACAAATGCAAGTTGCCGCAGCTGCTGGTCAACCGTTATTAGCTCCAGCGCCTATTCAACAATTCGTTCCATTTCCAGCACAACATCCACAACATTTCCAATCACAAGGATATCCGCAAATG GTGTACAAGCAAATTCGCATGTTCAACGAAACGACACAGCAGCCACCCATTCAATATCTGACGCCATCAACACCATCGACAACTCCATCGCCCGGTCAACCGCATCAGCAACACCAACAGTATCATATACCGCAACCGTCCCCTGCTGGCGGGGGACCCCAATATCAGGCTACATCGCAAGCACCGCAATTTCAAATGATGTGTCCACTGATTACTGCACCGCTACAACAATACTATCAAGGTGGTGGCCAGCCGCAACATCATCCGCCACAATTCCAAGTATTAATGTCTCAACAGCATCCGGCTCAATAA
- the LOC119084489 gene encoding uncharacterized protein LOC119084489 → MSKLIALYLLVCCWVCITSLVSANAVSGPNCAEPQSPMMNWLGDFANKYKQIYMCNHKTDSRAIKDDEGRWYASYRANTNLSSEKEADQLCECMKKFLLQEKGWSQGSVAVCKLECTSLTVFVIGARNADFIDLKPVTQTCEPVKILGTALEHYSDAQLGGINCISTIGRTNTGQFTITAECENDPKLQETCEIMFEYLNAGGWLTDTTTHACTVKNNKLQLEIVEKTVMGYCY, encoded by the exons ATGTCGAAACTGATCGCTTTATATCTCCTTGTGTGCTGTTGGGTGTGCATAACATCACTTGTGTCTGCAAATGCTGTAAGTGGACCAAATTGTGCAGAGCCACAATCGCCAATGATGAACTGGCTTGGAGACTTCGCTAATAAATATAAGCAGATTTATATGTGTAACCATAAAACTGATTCAAGAGCCATAAAGGATGACGAAGGACGATGGTATGCCAGCTATAGAGCCAACACAAATCTTAGTAGCGAGAAAGAAGCAG ACCAACTGTGTGAGTGCATGAAAAAATTCTTGTTGCAAGAGAAAGGATGGTCGCAAGGCTCGGTAGCTGTATGCAAATTGGAATGTACGTCGCTAACAGTGTTCGTTATTGGTGCACGAAATGCCGATTTTATCGACCTGAAACCCGTAACCCAGACATGCGAACCAGTTAAAATTTTGGGAACGGCATTGGAACACTATTCGGATGCGCAATTGGGCGGAATAAATTGTATATCCACAATTGGTCGCACAAACACTGGACAGTTTACCATAACGGCCGagtgcgaaaatgatccaaaactgCAGGAGACATGTGAAATTATGTTCGAATATTTGAATGCAGGTGGATGGTTGACTGATACCACCACACATGCATGTACCGTGAAGAACAATAAACTTCAATTGGAAATAGTCGAGAAAACGGTTATGGGATACTGCTATTAA
- the LOC119084495 gene encoding acyl-coenzyme A thioesterase 13-like: MSSKNNLELIKKVYDFVVKSNGFDAVMKNIKITGGGDGRCLAEFKVIPEYLNRGGGLHGGFTATLVDNFTTFALLTKGNSPPGVSVDLHVSYLKGAKEGDEVIVDAQTVRAGRNLAYLECELRNKKDGSLIAKGSQTKYVGSGSKPPNESN, from the exons ATGTCGTCCAAAAACAATCTTGAATTAATCAAAAAGGTCTACGACTTTGTCGTAAAATCCAATGGATTTGATGCGGTCATGAAAAAT ATAAAAATCACAGGAGGAGGAGACGGACGCTGTTTGGCTGAATTCAAAGTCATACCGGAATATCTGAACAG AGGTGGTGGCCTGCACGGTGGATTTACGGCCACATTAGTCGATAATTTTACAACTTTTGCTTTGCTCACAAAAGGCAACTCTCCTCCTGGTGTTTCAGTGGATTTACATGTCAG TTACCTGAAAGGCGCCAAAGAAGGTGACGAAGTTATCGTTGATGCTCAGACGGTAAGAGCGGGTCGAAATTTAGCATATTTGGAATGTGAATtacgaaacaaaaaagatGGATCGCTCATTGCTAAAGGCTCACAGACCAAATACGTGGGTAGCGGAAGCAAACCGCCAAATGAGTCAAACTGA
- the LOC119084447 gene encoding uncharacterized protein LOC119084447, producing MELFDTGNIYIRGKCCMKQTVGITMSSSISLTTNNLKELNRDIEYLLNSTDDEITKKCLTAEIVKEIRVMLLKKWIKVLIIVAFVISQIYVLPFLNWNASAIGRIVMIKVLKIWDWRYLYNVECLIERKVDGSDHIPISIDAVENDCSFCENIEDIRHDLDVSYSKLKSNYIDRGYPVVIEDHQPHSEDGNLYGYIERIKNLTDLIDSNPCNLQTNLVTGLHYRNLNDIFELIESSRDGWFLHYRNCDFSAVKASRALHVQPPFLISHLKPFSSSWILISSIYKTSKPKKLLVKHLVVVKQIIGSTYVLIAPKVECKEFCSDFEFHLEVGDSFVFSAELWDFSYYPSAEGEAVTSIREYELQI from the exons ATGGAGCTGTTCGATACAGGAAACATATATATAAGGGGAAAATGTTGCATGAAACAAACAGTTGGTATTACGATGTCGAGTAGTATCAGTCTAACTACAaataatttgaaggaattgaaTCGGGATATTGAGTATCTGCTGAACAGCACTGACGATGAAATCACCAAGAAATGTCTGACCGCTGAAATTGTGAAAGAGATCCGTGTGATGTTACTGAAGAAATGGATCAAAGTGTTGATAATCGTTGCGTTTGTGATATCACAGATTTATGTTCTACCGTTCTTAAACTGGAATGCATCGGCTATTGGTCGAATCGTAATGATTAAAGTGCTGAAGATATGGGATTGGAGATATTTATACAACGTTGAGTGTTTGATTGAAAGAAAAGTTGATGGATCCGACCATATTCCTATCTCTATTGACGCCGTTGAAAACGATTGTTCGTTTTGTGAGAACATTg AAGACATTCGTCACGATTTGGACGTTTCATATTCTAAACTCAAGTCAAATTACATTGATCGCGGATATCCAGTTGTGATCGAAGATCATCAACCCCATTCCGAGGACGGTAATTTGTACGGATACATTGAACGCATAAAAAATCTGACCGATTTGATTGATTCGAATCCTTGCAACTTACAAACGAATCTCGTGACTGGATTGCATTACAGAAACCTGAACGATATCTTTGAATTAATTGAAAGTTCCCGGGATGGTTGGTTTTTGCATTACAGAAATTGTGATTTTAGTGCGGTGAAAGCATCACGAGCTCTGCACGTACAGCCTCCGTTTTTGATATCGCATCTGAAACCATTTTCGTCGAGTTGGATTTTGATTTCAAGCATCTATAAGACATCGAAGCCGAAAAAATTGCTGGTAAAACATTTGGTTGTAGTGAAGCAGATCATCGGCAGCACATACGTTCTTATTGCACCGAAAGTGGAATGTAAAGAATTTTGTAGCGactttgaatttcatttagaAGTTGGCGATTCATTTGTCTTTTCGGCAGAACTTTGGGATTTTTCATATTACCCATCTGCAGAAGGCGAAGCGGTCACTTCCATTCGAGAATATGAGTtgcaaatttaa